Proteins encoded together in one Solidesulfovibrio fructosivorans JJ] window:
- a CDS encoding glycosyltransferase family protein, with translation MAQSPSRLRVTDELGAAKTLAPGHEIVSRAESPDWLVLGLGPAPQALAATLPPGARVRYLECPAFLAQTDAAWRAAIPAGWTPLASFDPALAAHANILLYRQAGTLFPRFWSPVRAALLLPVVPDAPRRGEIALLPRDTGGLVAPGLTAGFEAEGFSVRVVDRAGLLDTLERERPALFFSVNFTGLDRHGEVQALLARAGVPVVVWCVDNPFHCLSGVKTTAWRDVVLCVTDDWFVEPLKRHGARAVHHLPLAADPAFFRATPDRPELAGKLLFVGRSAFPDKALFFSGLRLDPALWDEAMALLSRGERPDFGWWEKRLGVASLWPGRDARRVGYGAEESGQAWRRLVIREAARTGKLAVCGDAAWRKLVEAPFAWLPPVPYREALPGLYASARAVVGAVSPLLPHGLTQRHFDVWAAGGCLLTDHTPGLDIFPSELTKPIAYRTARDIPDLAKRLSHDAEDLKTAWRELIATRHTYRHRIRSVLEWVAGEGGRGNRGETFL, from the coding sequence ATGGCGCAATCCCCCAGCCGCCTGCGCGTCACCGACGAACTGGGCGCGGCCAAGACCCTGGCCCCGGGCCACGAGATCGTCTCCCGCGCCGAAAGCCCGGACTGGCTGGTGCTCGGCCTCGGCCCCGCCCCCCAGGCGCTTGCCGCCACGCTCCCGCCCGGGGCCCGGGTGCGCTACCTGGAGTGCCCGGCCTTTCTCGCCCAGACCGACGCCGCCTGGCGCGCCGCCATCCCGGCCGGCTGGACCCCGCTTGCCTCCTTCGATCCCGCTTTGGCCGCCCATGCCAACATTTTGCTGTACCGGCAGGCCGGAACCCTTTTCCCGCGCTTCTGGAGCCCGGTGCGGGCGGCGCTTTTGCTGCCGGTTGTCCCCGACGCCCCCCGCCGGGGGGAAATCGCCCTGCTGCCCCGGGACACGGGCGGGCTGGTCGCCCCGGGCCTTACGGCCGGATTCGAGGCCGAGGGCTTTAGCGTGCGCGTCGTGGACCGGGCCGGGCTCTTGGACACGTTGGAGCGCGAGCGGCCGGCCCTCTTTTTCTCCGTCAATTTCACGGGCCTCGACCGCCACGGCGAGGTCCAGGCGCTTCTGGCCCGGGCCGGGGTGCCGGTGGTCGTCTGGTGCGTGGACAACCCCTTTCACTGTCTGTCCGGCGTCAAGACGACCGCCTGGCGCGACGTGGTCCTTTGCGTCACCGACGACTGGTTCGTGGAGCCGCTTAAGCGCCATGGCGCAAGGGCCGTGCATCATCTGCCCCTGGCCGCGGACCCTGCCTTTTTCAGGGCCACGCCCGACCGGCCGGAGCTTGCCGGCAAGCTCCTCTTCGTCGGCCGCAGCGCCTTTCCGGACAAGGCGCTTTTTTTCTCGGGCCTACGTCTCGACCCCGCCCTGTGGGACGAGGCCATGGCCCTGCTTTCACGCGGCGAGCGTCCCGATTTCGGCTGGTGGGAAAAGCGGCTTGGCGTCGCGTCCCTGTGGCCCGGACGCGACGCCCGTCGCGTGGGCTACGGCGCGGAGGAATCGGGCCAGGCCTGGCGACGGCTGGTCATCCGCGAGGCGGCCCGGACCGGGAAACTGGCCGTGTGCGGGGACGCGGCCTGGCGGAAACTCGTCGAAGCGCCGTTCGCCTGGCTGCCGCCCGTGCCCTACCGCGAGGCGCTTCCCGGGCTCTACGCCTCGGCCCGGGCCGTTGTCGGGGCCGTCAGCCCGCTGTTGCCCCACGGCCTGACCCAGCGCCATTTCGACGTCTGGGCCGCCGGCGGATGCCTGCTCACCGACCACACGCCCGGACTCGATATTTTCCCATCCGAATTGACCAAGCCCATCGCCTACCGGACGGCCCGGGACATCCCCGACCTGGCCAAACGCCTCAGCCATGACGCCGAAGACCTCAAAACAGCCTGGCGCGAACTGATCGCGACCCGCCACACCTACCGCCACCGCATCCGCAGCGTGCTGGAGTGGGTGGCGGGGGAAGGCGGGAGAGGCAACCGGGGGGAAACTTTTCTGTAG
- the cgtA gene encoding Obg family GTPase CgtA yields the protein MRFVDEAWIIVRSGKGGRGSVSFRREKFIPRGGPDGGDGGKGGDIVFRADPDLLTLYDLRLRRIYEARNGEGGMGRQKNGKAAENLVIDVPVGTELYELPPLEPAEAAPEDQEVPESPPSFKPVYEIGKDEADAGEDEAPVEVENEDEDEVPEEPLLVDLTEPGQTFVACRGGRGGKGNLHFASATMRTPRFAQPGEPGEERRIRLVLKVLADVGIIGLPNAGKSTFIGAVSRARPKIAAYPFTTLTPNLGVVENDYGDRLVLADIPGLIEGAHLGHGLGHRFLRHVERTRVLLHVVSAEDASPEGIFEAFDVVDEELRRFDPALAERPQIRVVNKIDLLPPEDLAARREAAEAAGQKVLFMSALTGEGVEAVLEAIWRAVGPRDADGALRSAD from the coding sequence ATGCGTTTTGTCGATGAGGCCTGGATCATCGTCCGCTCGGGCAAGGGCGGACGCGGCTCGGTGTCGTTTCGCCGCGAGAAGTTCATTCCCCGGGGCGGCCCGGACGGCGGCGACGGCGGCAAGGGCGGCGATATCGTTTTCCGGGCCGACCCGGACCTGCTCACCCTGTACGACCTGCGCCTCAGGCGCATCTACGAGGCCCGAAACGGCGAGGGCGGCATGGGCCGCCAGAAAAACGGCAAGGCGGCCGAGAACCTCGTTATCGACGTGCCCGTCGGCACCGAACTCTACGAACTGCCCCCCCTGGAGCCCGCGGAAGCGGCCCCCGAGGACCAGGAGGTTCCGGAGTCCCCCCCCTCGTTCAAGCCCGTGTACGAAATCGGAAAGGACGAGGCAGACGCGGGCGAGGACGAGGCGCCGGTGGAGGTGGAGAACGAGGATGAGGATGAGGTCCCGGAGGAACCCCTGCTCGTGGACCTGACGGAACCGGGGCAGACCTTCGTCGCCTGCCGGGGCGGGCGCGGCGGCAAGGGCAACCTGCACTTCGCCTCGGCCACCATGCGCACGCCGCGCTTCGCCCAGCCCGGCGAACCGGGCGAGGAGCGCCGCATCCGGCTCGTGCTCAAGGTGCTGGCCGATGTGGGCATCATCGGGTTGCCCAACGCCGGCAAGTCCACCTTCATCGGGGCCGTGTCCCGGGCCCGGCCCAAGATCGCGGCCTATCCCTTCACCACGCTCACCCCCAACCTCGGCGTGGTGGAAAACGACTACGGCGACCGGCTGGTGCTGGCCGACATTCCGGGGCTCATCGAGGGCGCGCATCTGGGCCACGGCCTAGGGCACCGGTTTTTGCGCCACGTGGAGCGCACGCGGGTGCTGCTGCATGTCGTTTCGGCCGAGGACGCCTCGCCGGAAGGCATCTTCGAGGCTTTCGACGTGGTGGACGAGGAGTTGCGCCGCTTCGACCCGGCCCTGGCCGAGCGTCCCCAGATCCGCGTGGTCAACAAGATCGACCTGCTGCCCCCGGAAGACCTGGCCGCGCGCCGGGAGGCGGCCGAGGCCGCCGGGCAGAAGGTCCTTTTCATGTCCGCGCTGACCGGCGAGGGCGTGGAGGCGGTGCTGGAAGCGATCTGGCGGGCCGTCGGCCCCCGGGACGCGGACGGCGCGCTGCGGTCCGCCGACTAG
- a CDS encoding potassium channel family protein yields MAQDQVCIIGLGKFGFHMGRCLVELGRPVIGVDGNPEKVKNAQNIFTQVYQLDAKDKRALAQIHVEEMSHVVVSVGHSMEASILISLYLKELGVPQVWVKAVSTDHEKLLMKIGVDTVFIPERFAAKNMAHQLASPGLIEYLPMDKDVAIKEIGIDDWAGRTLRQLDLTNKHQVQVIAWKRADVQHYSFIPKADEPLGTGDKLVLVGREDRLARLRP; encoded by the coding sequence ATGGCCCAAGATCAGGTATGCATCATCGGGCTCGGCAAGTTCGGCTTTCACATGGGCCGTTGCCTGGTGGAGCTCGGGCGGCCGGTGATCGGTGTGGACGGCAATCCCGAAAAGGTAAAAAACGCCCAGAACATCTTCACCCAGGTCTACCAGCTCGACGCCAAGGACAAGCGGGCCCTGGCCCAGATCCATGTGGAGGAGATGTCCCACGTCGTCGTTTCCGTGGGCCACTCCATGGAGGCGAGCATCCTTATCTCGCTCTACCTCAAGGAGCTCGGCGTGCCCCAGGTATGGGTCAAGGCGGTGTCCACGGACCACGAGAAGCTGCTCATGAAAATCGGCGTGGACACGGTGTTCATCCCCGAACGCTTCGCGGCCAAGAACATGGCCCACCAGCTAGCCAGCCCGGGGCTAATCGAGTACCTGCCCATGGACAAGGACGTGGCCATAAAAGAGATCGGCATCGACGACTGGGCCGGCCGGACTCTGCGCCAGCTCGATCTCACCAACAAGCACCAAGTCCAGGTCATTGCCTGGAAGCGGGCGGACGTCCAACATTATTCCTTTATCCCCAAGGCCGACGAGCCGCTTGGGACCGGCGACAAGCTGGTGCTGGTGGGCCGCGAGGACAGGCTCGCCAGACTGCGGCCGTAA
- a CDS encoding TrkH family potassium uptake protein, whose amino-acid sequence MWHKKLFAPLALPIHVFAGAILVGAFLLHQPVSCRGGAVSFLDALFTATSAACVTGLTVVDTGTRFTLFGQTVILALIQLGGLGIMTFSTLIFYLWRRRVSLADHIAVGQSLLHDTTFHLGRFLTRMALVTAVIEAVGALGLYVLDPVGFAPYSAVFHSISAFCNAGFALREDNLASYVGNPGINCVFMWLIVSGGLGFGVLIEGYRAARSRVARFFRRETRVFRLSWHSRIVFTVSAVLILAGAGMIFFGEFLGDRYGALSVADKAMAALFQSVTCRTAGFNTLDIGRMADASLVIMVFLMFIGGSPGSCAGGIKTTTFAVLCAFGKSRMFGRRQAVIGRFAVDEAGIDRAVTLTVLAGGMVLGAVLLLCFTEGAVAPHVESGGRFLEILFEVVSAFGTVGLSTGITPTLTPAGKIAITLLMFVGRLGPILFLSVLQAFQEPLRYRWPEQGMMIG is encoded by the coding sequence ATGTGGCATAAGAAACTGTTCGCGCCCCTGGCGCTGCCCATCCACGTGTTCGCCGGGGCCATCCTCGTCGGCGCGTTTTTGCTGCACCAGCCGGTAAGCTGCCGGGGCGGGGCGGTGTCGTTTCTCGACGCGCTTTTCACCGCCACCTCGGCCGCCTGCGTCACCGGACTGACCGTGGTCGATACCGGAACCCGGTTCACGCTTTTCGGCCAGACCGTCATCCTGGCCCTGATCCAGCTCGGCGGACTCGGCATCATGACCTTTTCCACGCTCATCTTCTATCTCTGGCGACGTCGGGTCTCCCTGGCCGACCATATCGCCGTGGGGCAAAGCCTGCTGCACGACACGACCTTCCACCTGGGCCGTTTCCTCACCCGCATGGCGCTGGTCACGGCCGTGATCGAGGCCGTGGGCGCGCTTGGGCTGTACGTCCTCGACCCGGTCGGTTTCGCGCCCTATTCGGCCGTGTTCCATTCCATATCCGCCTTCTGCAACGCGGGCTTCGCCCTGCGCGAGGACAACCTCGCCTCCTATGTCGGCAACCCGGGCATCAACTGCGTCTTCATGTGGCTGATCGTCAGCGGCGGCCTGGGCTTCGGCGTGCTCATCGAGGGCTACCGGGCGGCCCGTTCGCGCGTTGCGCGTTTTTTCCGCCGCGAAACCCGCGTGTTTCGCCTGTCCTGGCATTCCCGCATCGTGTTCACGGTCTCGGCCGTCTTGATTCTGGCCGGGGCGGGCATGATCTTTTTCGGCGAGTTTCTGGGCGACCGCTACGGGGCGTTGTCGGTCGCGGACAAGGCCATGGCCGCGCTGTTCCAGTCCGTCACCTGCCGCACGGCCGGGTTCAACACCCTCGACATCGGCCGCATGGCCGACGCCTCGCTCGTCATCATGGTCTTTTTGATGTTCATCGGCGGCTCCCCGGGCTCCTGCGCCGGCGGCATCAAGACCACCACGTTCGCCGTGCTGTGCGCTTTCGGCAAGTCGCGCATGTTCGGCCGCCGCCAGGCCGTCATCGGCCGTTTCGCCGTGGACGAGGCCGGCATCGACCGGGCCGTGACCCTGACCGTGCTCGCCGGCGGAATGGTGCTTGGCGCGGTGCTGCTCTTGTGTTTTACCGAAGGGGCGGTGGCCCCGCATGTGGAATCCGGCGGCCGGTTCCTGGAGATCCTCTTCGAGGTCGTCTCCGCCTTCGGCACGGTGGGGTTGTCCACGGGCATCACCCCGACCCTGACGCCGGCCGGCAAGATCGCCATCACCCTGCTCATGTTCGTGGGACGCCTTGGCCCGATCCTTTTCCTCTCGGTGCTCCAGGCCTTCCAGGAACCCCTGCGCTACCGCTGGCCCGAGCAGGGCATGATGATAGGGTAA
- a CDS encoding HDOD domain-containing protein yields the protein MNTSLPLAALAAGMILAEPVCRRDGTLLLPEQTVLTERHLRLFPVWGVGAATVCRSEDAEQFPASEIAPETTPDSQAIEEAKELLLPRFVHADLAHPAMAALYDLSLARAARTLVCRGPASLSLPGPIPADLLPPAPETPAPGPMAIIESDPKLTSLPDVFVRINEVLNDPNSTSREAADALGKDTGLAAKLLRLVNSAFYGFPVKVDTLSRAVTIVGSRQLTTLALGISVIAIFKDLPSGLVDMRAFWKHSVGCGVIASTLAGPEAGLDVERLFVAGLLHDMGRLVLYRNVARHAAHALALARREGILLREAEKRLFGFDHATLGGMLLRKWRFPESLEKAVRHHHGNLSHMGMPMPALTHTADAMVGALGLGSSGEVYAPPLSPAAWDTLDVPVERLPDVVAAAEAQVDDIIRVFLPDEK from the coding sequence ATGAACACAAGCCTTCCCCTTGCCGCCCTTGCCGCGGGCATGATTCTGGCCGAGCCGGTGTGCCGGCGGGACGGCACGCTGCTTTTGCCGGAGCAAACCGTTCTGACCGAACGGCATCTGCGCCTGTTCCCGGTCTGGGGCGTCGGCGCGGCCACGGTCTGCCGCAGCGAGGACGCGGAGCAGTTTCCAGCGTCCGAAATCGCGCCGGAGACCACGCCGGACAGCCAGGCGATCGAGGAGGCCAAGGAACTCCTGCTCCCGCGTTTCGTCCATGCCGACCTCGCCCATCCGGCCATGGCCGCGCTCTACGACCTGAGCCTGGCCCGGGCGGCTAGGACACTCGTCTGCCGGGGCCCGGCCAGCTTGTCCCTGCCCGGCCCGATACCGGCGGACCTGCTGCCGCCCGCGCCGGAAACGCCGGCGCCCGGCCCCATGGCCATCATCGAATCCGACCCCAAGCTCACCTCGTTGCCCGACGTCTTCGTGCGCATAAACGAGGTGTTAAACGACCCCAACAGCACCTCCCGGGAGGCGGCCGACGCCCTCGGCAAGGACACGGGCCTGGCCGCCAAGCTCCTGCGCCTGGTCAACAGCGCCTTCTACGGCTTCCCGGTCAAGGTGGACACCCTGTCGCGCGCCGTGACCATCGTCGGCAGCCGCCAGCTCACCACCCTGGCGCTCGGCATCTCGGTCATCGCCATCTTCAAGGACCTGCCAAGCGGGCTCGTGGACATGCGCGCCTTCTGGAAGCACAGCGTCGGCTGCGGCGTGATCGCCTCGACCCTGGCCGGCCCCGAGGCCGGGCTCGACGTGGAGCGGCTGTTCGTGGCCGGACTCCTCCACGACATGGGCCGGCTGGTGCTCTACCGCAACGTGGCCCGCCACGCCGCCCACGCCCTCGCCCTGGCCCGGCGGGAAGGCATCCTGCTGCGCGAGGCCGAGAAACGCCTCTTCGGCTTCGACCACGCCACCCTCGGCGGCATGCTCCTGCGCAAATGGCGCTTTCCGGAAAGCCTGGAAAAGGCGGTGCGCCACCACCACGGCAACCTCTCCCACATGGGCATGCCCATGCCGGCCCTCACCCACACGGCGGACGCCATGGTCGGGGCCCTCGGCCTGGGCTCGAGCGGCGAAGTCTACGCCCCGCCGCTGTCCCCGGCCGCCTGGGACACCCTGGACGTGCCCGTGGAGCGCCTGCCCGACGTGGTGGCCGCGGCCGAAGCCCAGGTCGACGATATCATCCGCGTTTTCCTGCCGGACGAGAAGTAG
- a CDS encoding polysaccharide deacetylase family protein, with the protein MVKKPLAVVMSLDVEEEGLFSGSYPREGGGLSNIPRLRKLGFLPRDFGLPLTFLCDYPVAVDPASGETIRDLVSRFGGEIGAHLHPWNTPPFPDMPWPEPVSTAVMPLDVFRDKLATLQRAVAAFAGAPAVSFRMGRWNLFKRAMAVLPEAGFLVDSSVAPLRHVPRGPDHFLAPADPYWLRPAGPEGKKLLEAPTTQVPLVPGTPRLAHALAGRLPRKAGDAVLGGFMKTATLGVNPVWMPEATMRLAVRTHVRRGGRAITLFWHSSELLPGASPHFPDEAAVEAFLAKVRRFAGWLRRTFDVRGTTLKELAGPAFSWPDRSRSSSRPCSTGEWG; encoded by the coding sequence ATGGTCAAAAAGCCGCTTGCGGTCGTGATGAGCCTCGATGTCGAGGAAGAGGGACTCTTTTCCGGTTCCTACCCTCGGGAGGGGGGAGGGCTGTCCAATATCCCCCGGCTGCGAAAGCTGGGCTTCCTGCCCCGGGACTTCGGCCTGCCGCTCACGTTTCTGTGCGATTATCCGGTGGCCGTCGACCCGGCCAGCGGCGAGACGATTCGCGACCTCGTCTCCCGCTTCGGCGGCGAGATCGGGGCGCATCTGCATCCCTGGAACACGCCGCCCTTTCCGGACATGCCCTGGCCCGAGCCGGTATCCACGGCCGTCATGCCCCTGGACGTCTTCCGGGACAAGCTGGCGACGCTCCAGCGGGCCGTGGCCGCCTTTGCCGGGGCCCCGGCCGTATCGTTCCGCATGGGCCGGTGGAACCTTTTCAAGCGGGCCATGGCCGTGCTGCCCGAGGCCGGTTTCCTGGTCGATTCGAGCGTTGCCCCGTTGCGCCATGTGCCGCGCGGGCCGGACCATTTCCTGGCCCCGGCCGATCCGTACTGGCTACGTCCGGCCGGGCCGGAGGGCAAAAAACTGCTCGAAGCGCCGACCACCCAGGTGCCGCTGGTGCCGGGAACGCCGCGACTGGCCCATGCCTTGGCCGGGCGGTTGCCCCGGAAAGCCGGGGACGCTGTGCTCGGGGGATTCATGAAAACCGCCACGCTCGGGGTCAATCCGGTCTGGATGCCCGAGGCCACCATGCGGCTGGCCGTGCGGACCCATGTCCGGCGCGGCGGCAGGGCGATCACCCTGTTCTGGCATTCCTCGGAGCTTTTGCCCGGGGCCAGCCCGCATTTTCCGGACGAGGCGGCGGTGGAGGCGTTTTTGGCGAAGGTCCGCCGCTTCGCCGGCTGGCTGCGGCGGACCTTCGACGTGCGCGGGACGACGCTCAAAGAGCTCGCCGGGCCGGCGTTCAGCTGGCCTGACAGGAGCCGTTCGTCGTCTCGTCCTTGTAGTACGGGGGAGTGGGGCTAG
- a CDS encoding glycosyltransferase family 2 protein, protein MMHGKKVVVVMPAYNAASTLERTYDEVPKDIVDEVILVDDCSRDNTIEQAQRLGLRCFRHEQNWGYGRNQKTCYAEALKTGADVVIMVHPDYQYTPKIIPAMANLVTSDEYDAVIASRILGGTALRGGMPLYKYVSNRFLTLSQNLLLGAKLSEYHTGYRAFSRKVLETLPLWENSDDFVFDNQMLAQTIYFGFRIGEVSCPTKYFEEASSINFRRSCTYGLGVLATSVQFRLQKWGRKSYPIFDKNGRSLSSPTPPYYKDETTNGSCQAS, encoded by the coding sequence ATGATGCACGGAAAAAAAGTGGTGGTGGTCATGCCCGCGTACAATGCGGCCTCCACCCTCGAACGCACCTATGACGAAGTCCCCAAGGACATCGTCGACGAGGTCATCCTCGTCGACGATTGCAGTCGGGACAACACCATTGAGCAGGCGCAAAGGCTTGGCCTGCGCTGCTTCCGCCACGAACAAAACTGGGGCTACGGACGCAACCAGAAGACCTGCTACGCCGAGGCGCTCAAGACCGGCGCCGACGTGGTCATCATGGTCCACCCCGACTACCAGTACACGCCGAAGATCATCCCGGCCATGGCCAATCTGGTGACCAGCGACGAATACGACGCGGTCATCGCCTCGCGCATCCTCGGCGGCACGGCCCTTCGCGGCGGCATGCCTCTCTACAAATACGTTTCCAACCGCTTCCTGACCTTGAGCCAGAACCTGCTGCTCGGGGCCAAGCTCTCGGAATACCACACGGGCTACCGGGCCTTCTCCCGGAAGGTGCTGGAAACCCTGCCGCTTTGGGAAAATTCCGACGACTTCGTCTTTGACAACCAGATGCTGGCCCAGACCATCTACTTCGGCTTCCGCATCGGCGAGGTGTCCTGCCCGACCAAGTACTTCGAGGAGGCCTCGTCCATCAACTTCCGCCGCAGCTGCACCTACGGCCTCGGCGTGCTGGCCACCTCTGTCCAGTTCCGCCTCCAGAAGTGGGGCCGCAAAAGCTACCCCATCTTCGACAAGAACGGCCGCAGCCTGTCTAGCCCCACTCCCCCGTACTACAAGGACGAGACGACGAACGGCTCCTGTCAGGCCAGCTGA
- a CDS encoding glycosyltransferase family 39 protein, translating to MTFADSHAPRRAFSLGPDWALIAGLTLVGLWLRLYALDVVGLWWDEFVTLGRASWPLRDMLPSLAFEGPSDVSLDSSPPLFHLLVHASLVLFPATDWAVKLPSVIAGTLTIPVVWLLGRRLFSNTTAMAAATLCALSLFHIHYSREARPYALYLLFALLGLYFLSRALAATGRRRDWIGFTLANILMFYASYLAAATFFAEGLIVAARAALLWRRERRAALRLLAKAACCAVAVFAAYLPWLPAHIFQVRTIHADGPTGDRFDSAGFAAVLKAFAAAYYQGGAPWPAFLAVLAGVGLARHIAMGRLRPLCALGIWSLCALGMAAALPTQIHVSIRYLVNIFFLYVYLAAGGIEAVCALFRRLSAKSVTALAVLLAAACSMPTFETLPIYVKRDSPSIKSVLADLIAAKDNVDWLFYYRNRHLKIVADWYLRGAFRTAAALPDRRYRRFFLLTPDDLVHKRPLAGLVPVAKSFWADSAKGGVVNRSPLPLDVPYAADFADLSFFADVYSADNMAPDLGYATLALYDCRIPGRAVFAFAAPPGFGQAKARATVDFSLRPGKASLPETTATVAVGTDPNALVTAATVRAADFAPGTTHKRLTVDLPAPDPATGLVYIALGLDPGHVDGALEFAGLRLAPPASPPTLAVRPVWERRATAIAANTRVLPGLDGAAVLGGETLFGFADTDRPDLSLGGPEALAAYLATYPDDAPVATLTDAAGNIRARYFDPGLRHPFTSVSSAPRPVLPGFGRAITARGLVASGDLAGQTVRVGKTRLTLPVAAPAGSKLLLDADGKGLVHFSPGFDAPLSALLSQTLLDHAVAAVPGSPALTCAGDAPCFLTYAVTAAPGAAPITGFRLAWYPRVLTDGTGHNRVRATYSTDGATYHVLGELRSAGDFFWYGGKMRMAREVRLPHPAEKLYVRFALSGGGAQLWSAPGTRLSLDVGLANTGFAGLPLPASVVPAQSDGPNACAVLPTREPPPLGWPLRERM from the coding sequence ATGACCTTTGCCGACAGCCACGCGCCGCGTCGCGCCTTTTCCCTCGGGCCCGACTGGGCCCTTATCGCCGGCCTGACCCTCGTCGGGCTGTGGCTGCGGCTCTACGCCCTGGATGTGGTGGGGCTGTGGTGGGACGAATTCGTGACGCTCGGCCGGGCCTCCTGGCCGCTTCGCGACATGCTGCCGTCGCTGGCCTTCGAGGGGCCGAGCGACGTGAGCCTCGACTCCTCGCCGCCGCTTTTCCACCTGCTCGTGCACGCAAGCCTCGTCCTCTTCCCAGCCACGGACTGGGCGGTGAAGCTCCCGAGCGTCATCGCCGGCACCCTGACCATCCCCGTGGTCTGGTTGCTCGGCCGGCGGCTTTTTTCCAACACCACGGCCATGGCCGCCGCGACCCTCTGCGCCCTGTCGCTTTTCCACATCCACTATTCGCGCGAGGCCAGGCCCTACGCCCTCTACCTGCTTTTCGCCCTGCTCGGGCTCTATTTCCTGTCCCGGGCCCTGGCCGCGACCGGCCGGCGGCGCGACTGGATCGGCTTCACCCTGGCCAATATCCTCATGTTTTACGCGTCGTACCTGGCCGCGGCCACGTTTTTCGCCGAAGGGCTCATCGTGGCGGCAAGGGCGGCCCTGCTGTGGCGACGCGAGCGGCGGGCGGCCCTGCGGCTCCTGGCAAAAGCGGCCTGTTGCGCCGTGGCGGTCTTCGCGGCCTACCTGCCCTGGCTGCCGGCCCACATCTTCCAGGTGCGCACCATCCATGCCGACGGCCCCACAGGCGACCGTTTCGATTCGGCCGGATTCGCCGCCGTGCTCAAGGCCTTCGCCGCCGCCTACTACCAGGGCGGCGCGCCCTGGCCGGCCTTTCTGGCCGTGCTGGCCGGCGTCGGGCTTGCGCGCCACATCGCCATGGGCCGGCTGCGGCCCCTTTGCGCCCTCGGAATATGGTCCCTTTGCGCCCTGGGCATGGCCGCCGCCCTGCCCACGCAAATCCATGTCTCCATCCGCTATCTGGTCAATATCTTCTTTCTCTATGTCTACCTGGCCGCCGGCGGCATCGAGGCCGTATGCGCGCTGTTTCGCCGCCTGTCCGCCAAAAGCGTCACGGCCTTGGCCGTGCTTCTGGCCGCGGCCTGCTCCATGCCCACCTTCGAGACGCTGCCCATCTACGTGAAGCGCGACAGCCCGAGCATCAAAAGCGTGCTGGCCGACCTGATCGCGGCCAAGGACAACGTGGATTGGCTGTTTTACTACCGCAACCGGCACCTGAAGATCGTCGCCGACTGGTATCTGCGCGGCGCGTTCCGCACAGCCGCCGCCCTGCCCGACCGCCGCTACCGCCGCTTTTTCCTGCTCACCCCGGACGACCTCGTGCACAAACGGCCGCTTGCCGGCCTCGTGCCCGTGGCCAAGAGCTTCTGGGCCGACAGCGCCAAAGGCGGCGTGGTCAACCGGTCCCCCCTGCCCCTGGACGTCCCCTACGCCGCCGACTTCGCCGATCTGTCCTTTTTCGCCGACGTCTACAGCGCCGACAACATGGCCCCGGACCTCGGCTACGCCACCCTGGCCCTGTACGATTGCCGCATTCCGGGTCGGGCCGTTTTCGCCTTCGCCGCCCCGCCCGGCTTTGGGCAGGCCAAGGCGCGGGCCACGGTGGATTTCTCCCTGCGCCCGGGCAAGGCCTCCCTGCCGGAAACCACGGCCACGGTGGCCGTGGGCACGGACCCGAACGCCCTGGTCACGGCGGCCACGGTCCGGGCGGCCGATTTCGCCCCGGGCACGACGCATAAGCGCCTCACCGTGGACTTGCCCGCTCCGGACCCGGCCACGGGGCTTGTCTACATCGCCCTCGGCCTCGACCCCGGCCATGTGGACGGCGCGCTGGAATTCGCCGGCCTGCGCCTCGCCCCGCCGGCCTCGCCCCCCACGCTTGCCGTCAGGCCGGTCTGGGAGCGCCGGGCAACGGCCATCGCGGCCAACACCCGGGTGCTGCCGGGCCTCGACGGCGCGGCGGTCCTCGGCGGGGAGACGCTCTTCGGCTTCGCCGACACGGACCGGCCGGACCTGTCGCTCGGCGGCCCCGAGGCCCTGGCCGCCTATCTGGCCACCTACCCGGACGACGCGCCGGTCGCGACCCTGACCGACGCCGCCGGCAATATCCGCGCCCGATACTTCGACCCCGGCCTGCGCCACCCCTTCACCAGCGTATCGTCCGCACCGCGCCCGGTCCTCCCCGGCTTCGGCCGGGCGATCACCGCCAGGGGCCTTGTCGCCTCCGGAGACCTCGCCGGCCAGACGGTCCGCGTCGGGAAAACGCGCCTCACCCTGCCGGTCGCCGCCCCGGCCGGATCGAAGCTGCTCCTGGACGCCGACGGCAAAGGGCTGGTCCACTTTTCCCCGGGCTTCGACGCGCCGCTTTCCGCCCTGCTCTCCCAGACGCTCCTCGACCACGCCGTGGCCGCCGTGCCGGGCTCGCCCGCCCTTACCTGCGCCGGCGACGCGCCGTGTTTTCTGACCTACGCCGTGACCGCCGCCCCCGGCGCCGCCCCCATCACCGGCTTTCGCCTGGCCTGGTATCCGCGCGTCTTGACCGACGGCACGGGACACAACCGCGTGCGCGCAACCTATTCCACGGACGGCGCGACATACCACGTGCTTGGAGAGCTGCGCAGCGCGGGGGATTTTTTCTGGTACGGCGGCAAAATGCGCATGGCCCGGGAGGTGCGCCTGCCCCATCCGGCGGAAAAACTCTACGTGCGCTTCGCCCTGTCCGGCGGCGGGGCGCAACTGTGGAGCGCCCCCGGAACACGGCTCAGCCTGGACGTGGGCCTCGCGAACACGGGATTCGCCGGACTGCCCCTGCCCGCAAGCGTGGTCCCGGCCCAAAGCGACGGCCCGAACGCCTGCGCCGTGCTGCCCACCCGCGAACCGCCGCCCCTGGGCTGGCCGCTTCGGGAACGCATGTAA